The DNA window GCCGGGTTTGACCGGTTTTCAAGTATTGGAAAAGTTAAAGCAGGATGAAAAAACCATGTTGATCCCGGTTGTTATGCTTAGCGGCAAAGATGACCCGATTTATAAAGATAGGGCTTCTCGGTTGTATGACGAGATGTATTTAACAAAGCCGGTTGATGCCTATTTATTAAGAGATAAAATAAATGAGGTTTTAAGAATTAGAGAGAAAAATGAATAGGAAGGAGATGGTTTATGGCAGATTTAAAGGATTTGTTGCAAACAGCTGATTGGAAACAAGAAAAACATGTGCCGGTAATTGAGGCAGAAGAA is part of the Candidatus Omnitrophota bacterium genome and encodes:
- a CDS encoding response regulator — encoded protein: MDKKKILLIDDEAMFCRLIKRHLEAIADFEVEVALDGREGLTLAKLKRPDLIVLDIIMPGLTGFQVLEKLKQDEKTMLIPVVMLSGKDDPIYKDRASRLYDEMYLTKPVDAYLLRDKINEVLRIREKNE